A part of Deltaproteobacteria bacterium genomic DNA contains:
- a CDS encoding 4Fe-4S binding protein — protein sequence MKEIVIISGKGGTGKTSVVSAFASFAENKVLCDADVDAADLHLIMNPEIRERHDFQSGYTAIINQNKCTECGLCRDLCRWNAISEDFVVDSIECEGCGVCYYFCPEKAIDFPLNTCGEWYLSETRFGPMAHARLGIAEENSGKLVTLIRQQGQKLAEERNLDLLLTDGPPGIGCPVIASLGGAAGVLIVAEPTVSGRHDMERVAELAAFFKIPAMVCVNKFDLNPEQGEAIEAFARERDVRVMGRIPFDPTFTRAMVQGQTIAEFDSGSEGCRAVLKLWEDLTGDLGI from the coding sequence ATGAAAGAAATTGTTATCATCAGCGGTAAGGGAGGTACGGGAAAGACGAGCGTGGTTTCGGCATTTGCCTCATTTGCCGAAAACAAGGTCCTCTGTGACGCGGACGTGGACGCGGCCGATCTCCATCTGATCATGAATCCGGAGATCCGGGAACGACACGATTTTCAATCCGGATATACCGCAATCATCAATCAGAACAAGTGCACCGAATGCGGCCTGTGCAGGGATCTGTGCCGATGGAATGCCATCAGCGAGGATTTTGTGGTGGATTCCATCGAGTGTGAGGGGTGCGGCGTCTGCTATTACTTCTGCCCTGAAAAGGCCATCGACTTCCCTCTGAATACCTGTGGGGAGTGGTATCTTTCAGAGACCCGTTTCGGACCCATGGCCCACGCCCGTCTGGGGATTGCAGAGGAGAATTCCGGGAAACTGGTCACCCTGATCCGCCAGCAGGGGCAAAAGCTTGCGGAAGAAAGAAATCTGGACCTCCTCCTTACCGATGGACCCCCGGGAATCGGTTGCCCGGTCATTGCATCCCTTGGAGGGGCTGCCGGAGTGCTGATCGTAGCAGAGCCCACGGTTTCGGGCCGGCACGACATGGAGCGGGTGGCCGAATTGGCGGCCTTTTTCAAGATTCCCGCAATGGTCTGTGTCAACAAGTTCGATCTGAATCCAGAACAGGGAGAGGCGATAGAGGCCTTTGCCCGAGAGAGGGATGTGCGCGTGATGGGGAGGATCCCCTTTGATCCGACCTTCACCAGGGCCATGGTTCAGGGGCAGACCATCGCAGAGTTTGACAGCGGGTCCGAAGGGTGCCGGGCGGTACTCAAGTTATGGGAAGATCTGACAGGCGATCTCGGCATTTGA